The proteins below are encoded in one region of Brassica napus cultivar Da-Ae chromosome A6, Da-Ae, whole genome shotgun sequence:
- the LOC106346800 gene encoding sister chromatid cohesion protein PDS5 homolog E-like isoform X4, giving the protein MCSMFDGRCLCRVKEAEGQLSKLVQDPIVSVQNALRPLMKALVSAHLLRNRDSDVRVYVVSCLTEIMRITAPEVPYDDDQMKEIFKVTVRAFGKLADTSCRSYKKAVGVLDTVSRVRLSLVMLDLECDDLILKMFRQFLKTIRPNHPESVLLSMEAIMVTVIHESEEVPMDLLEILLAAVNKESRDFSPVASWLAEKVLITCACKLQPCIIEALKSTGTSLEMYSPLVLAICQGEAEAHIVVKPKQAEGQLDFRLSNKGNMSKRIARCGTRAHGDDKARYGNDLKQVQSQSTDVETESGSIRRRGQELTLMNTGEGCSMKTSSSKKVQEKEVGDSSLGKLTAKKTSLPSEVGQTNQSVASSKARKGSRKRSRSKIEDTNLDAGSLAALVSKKQIVKKDDAEEEGFMESDLEKPEDSIKTAAKSSKKERAQNGSEKASAKKPLAKSKDERAQNGLATTPAKKPLAESKRVGDCGKKPVHSESKGASMDSHILQSSKNKKKSSRAITPPRKESEQTAKSHHKRKRTAGEEVESHNGELGEELVGKRLKVWWPLDKKFYEGVIKSYSSRQKKHVVSYTDGDVENLDLKKERWEMIKDNSSSSDEKEIDLPDSTLLSDIIRMQKAVKRKNVSKNVELSSSSDVRFSKKNDPVTNSSKLKGVSKSREEQNLKSSKEPNAETDRTKGRTEKRQRVTRSMHQGSEQDCDDKEEPETKGEDRLKFGKESDAEPECKRDHQDLPDDSNDETKAGGEELKSTTNKSNAKSETDGEEHKVAKEPAAKADGVERESVKEPNEESNTEVQGRESAKEIPAGTKLIDKEDMSEESHRSVPETGKVENEDDQRVVNELKE; this is encoded by the exons ATGTGTTCAATGTTTGATGGAAGATGCCTTTGTAGAGTAAAG GAAGCCGAGGGTCAGCTCTCCAAGCTAGTGCAAGATCCTATTGTTTCAGTGCAAAACGCACTGAGACCATTGATGAAGGCTTTGGTATCTGCTCATCTCTTAAGAAACCGTGATTCTGATGTTAGGGTCTACGTTGTCTCCTGCTTAACCGAGATCATGAGGATAACTGCCCCAGAGGTCCCATATGACGATGATCAAATGAAG GAGATCTTCAAGGTGACAGTAAGAGCCTTTGGAAAACTAGCTGATACTTCCTGTCGTAGCTATAAGAAAGCCGTTGGGGTGCTTGATACTGTTTCTAGGGTCAGATTATCATTGGTGATGTTGGACTTGGAGTGTGATGACCTTATTCTAAAGATGTTTCGGCAGTTCTTGAAAACCATTAG ACCGAATCATCCTGAATCGGTACTTCTTTCAATGGAAGCGATAATGGTGACAGTTATCCATGAAAGTGAAGAAGTACCCATGGATTTGCTCGAGATCCTCTTGGCTGCTGTCAACAAAGAAAGCCGG GACTTCTCACCAGTGGCTTCGTGGCTTGCGGAGAAGGTTCTAATTACTTGCGCCTGTAAGCTTCAACCGTGCATCATTGAAGCTTTGAAGTCAACAGGGACTAGCTTGGAAATGTATTCTCCATTAGTTTTGGCAATATGCCAAGGCGAAGCTGAAGCACACATCGTTGTTAAGCCCAAACAAGCTGAG GGACAGCTGGATTTTAGGCTTTCTAACAAAGGGAATATGTCCAAGAGAATTGCAAGATGTGGAACTCGAGCCCATGGAGATGACAAAGCAAGATATGGCAACGATTTGAAACAAGTACAGTCTCAAAGTACAGACGTAGAGACAGAATCAGGGTCAATAAGGAGGAGAGGACAGGAACTCACTCTAATGAATACTGGAGAAGGCTGTTCAATGAAGACATCTTCAAGCAAGAAGGTGCAGGAAAAAGAAGTTGGTGATTCGTCACTTGGAAAGCTGACTGCCAAGAAAACATCTTTGCCTAGTGAAGTTGGTCAAACGAATCAGTCTGTTGCCTCTAGTAAGGCTAGGAAGGGGTCACGTAAACGGAGTCGGAGTAAGATCGAAGATACAAATCTTGATGCAGGTTCTTTAGCTGCACTAGTATCAAAGAAACAGATTGTGAAGAAAGATGATGCTGAAGAAGAAGGTTTCATGGAATCTGACCTTGAAAAGCCTGAAGATAGCATAAAGACTGCTGCAAAGTCAAGTAAAAAGGAGAGAGCACAGAATGGTTCAGAAAAAGCATCTGCAAAGAAGCCACTTGCAAAGTCTAAAGATGAGAGAGCACAGAATGGTTTAGCGACAACGCCTGCAAAGAAGCCACTTGCAGAATCTAAGAGGGTAGGGGACTGTGGGAAAAAACCAGTCCACTCAGAATCAAAAGGTGCAAGCATGGATTCACATATTCTCCAGTCATCAAAGAACAAG AAGAAGAGTTCTCGTGCAATAACGCCTCCGAGGAAAGAGTCTGAACAAACTGCCAAAAGCCATCACAAGAGGAAACGGACAGCTGGAGAGGAAGTG GAGTCCCATAATGGTGAGCTTGGTGAGGAATTAGTTGGTAAGAGACTGAAAGTCTGGTGGCCATTGGACAAGAA GTTTTATGAAGGCGTCATAAAGTCTTATTCTAGTCGTCAGAAGAAGCATGTA GTATCTTATACTGATGGGGATGTTGAAAACCTTGATCTTAAAAAAGAACGTTGGGAGATGATCAAGGACAATTCTTCATCCAGTGAT GAAAAGGAGATTGATCTGCCTGATTCTACTCTTTTATCTGACAT AATACGGATGCAGAAAGCGGTGAAGAGAAAAAATGTGTCTAAGAATGTGGAACTGAGCAGTTCTTCAGACGTCAG ATTCTCAAAGAAGAACGACCCTGTAACAAACTCAAGTAAGCTGAAGGGCGTAAGCAAAAGCAGAGAAGAGCAGAATCTAAAATCCTCAAAAGAGCCGAATGCTGAAACTGACAGAACAAAGGGCAGGACTGAGAAAAGGCAGAGGGTGACTCGATCTATGCACCAGGGAAGTGAACAGGATTGCGATGACAAGGAAGAACCTGAAACCAAGGGTGAAGACAGGCTGAAATTCGGGAAAGAATCAGATGCAGAGCCTGAATGTAAGAGAGATCACCAAGATCTACCTGACGATTCAAATGATGAAACCAAAGCTGGTGGAGAAGAGTTAAAGTCTACTACAAACAAGTCAAATGCAAAATCAGAAACTGATGGAGAAGAACATAAAGTAGCAAAGGAGCCAGCTGCCAAAGCTGATGGAGTAGAGCGAGAGTCTGTGAAAGAGCCAAATGAAGAATCCAATACTGAGGTTCAAGGGAGAGAATCAGCAAAAGAGATACCTGCAGGCACAAAATTGATTGATAAGGAGGATATGTCTGAGGAGAGTCATAGAAGCGTGCCTGAGACTGGTAAGGTAGAAAACGAAGATGATCAGAGAGTAGTGAATGAACTGAAAGAATGA
- the LOC106346800 gene encoding sister chromatid cohesion protein PDS5 homolog E-like isoform X1, producing the protein MGPLVGDTELSEALLNAGKNLLKPPSSTKALLHLLNEAEGQLSKLVQDPIVSVQNALRPLMKALVSAHLLRNRDSDVRVYVVSCLTEIMRITAPEVPYDDDQMKEIFKVTVRAFGKLADTSCRSYKKAVGVLDTVSRVRLSLVMLDLECDDLILKMFRQFLKTIRPNHPESVLLSMEAIMVTVIHESEEVPMDLLEILLAAVNKESRDFSPVASWLAEKVLITCACKLQPCIIEALKSTGTSLEMYSPLVLAICQGEAEAHIVVKPKQAEGQLDFRLSNKGNMSKRIARCGTRAHGDDKARYGNDLKQVQSQSTDVETESGSIRRRGQELTLMNTGEGCSMKTSSSKKVQEKEVGDSSLGKLTAKKTSLPSEVGQTNQSVASSKARKGSRKRSRSKIEDTNLDAGSLAALVSKKQIVKKDDAEEEGFMESDLEKPEDSIKTAAKSSKKERAQNGSEKASAKKPLAKSKDERAQNGLATTPAKKPLAESKRVGDCGKKPVHSESKGASMDSHILQSSKNKKKSSRAITPPRKESEQTAKSHHKRKRTAGEEVESHNGELGEELVGKRLKVWWPLDKKFYEGVIKSYSSRQKKHVVSYTDGDVENLDLKKERWEMIKDNSSSSDEKEIDLPDSTLLSDIIRMQKAVKRKNVSKNVELSSSSDVRFSKKNDPVTNSSKLKGVSKSREEQNLKSSKEPNAETDRTKGRTEKRQRVTRSMHQGSEQDCDDKEEPETKGEDRLKFGKESDAEPECKRDHQDLPDDSNDETKAGGEELKSTTNKSNAKSETDGEEHKVAKEPAAKADGVERESVKEPNEESNTEVQGRESAKEIPAGTKLIDKEDMSEESHRSVPETGKVENEDDQRVVNELKE; encoded by the exons atggGTCCTCTTGTCGGAGACACTGAACTCTCTGAAGCACTCCTCAATGCTGGAAAAAACCTCCTCAAGCCTCCATCATCTACCAAAGCGCTTCTCCATCTTCTCAAT GAAGCCGAGGGTCAGCTCTCCAAGCTAGTGCAAGATCCTATTGTTTCAGTGCAAAACGCACTGAGACCATTGATGAAGGCTTTGGTATCTGCTCATCTCTTAAGAAACCGTGATTCTGATGTTAGGGTCTACGTTGTCTCCTGCTTAACCGAGATCATGAGGATAACTGCCCCAGAGGTCCCATATGACGATGATCAAATGAAG GAGATCTTCAAGGTGACAGTAAGAGCCTTTGGAAAACTAGCTGATACTTCCTGTCGTAGCTATAAGAAAGCCGTTGGGGTGCTTGATACTGTTTCTAGGGTCAGATTATCATTGGTGATGTTGGACTTGGAGTGTGATGACCTTATTCTAAAGATGTTTCGGCAGTTCTTGAAAACCATTAG ACCGAATCATCCTGAATCGGTACTTCTTTCAATGGAAGCGATAATGGTGACAGTTATCCATGAAAGTGAAGAAGTACCCATGGATTTGCTCGAGATCCTCTTGGCTGCTGTCAACAAAGAAAGCCGG GACTTCTCACCAGTGGCTTCGTGGCTTGCGGAGAAGGTTCTAATTACTTGCGCCTGTAAGCTTCAACCGTGCATCATTGAAGCTTTGAAGTCAACAGGGACTAGCTTGGAAATGTATTCTCCATTAGTTTTGGCAATATGCCAAGGCGAAGCTGAAGCACACATCGTTGTTAAGCCCAAACAAGCTGAG GGACAGCTGGATTTTAGGCTTTCTAACAAAGGGAATATGTCCAAGAGAATTGCAAGATGTGGAACTCGAGCCCATGGAGATGACAAAGCAAGATATGGCAACGATTTGAAACAAGTACAGTCTCAAAGTACAGACGTAGAGACAGAATCAGGGTCAATAAGGAGGAGAGGACAGGAACTCACTCTAATGAATACTGGAGAAGGCTGTTCAATGAAGACATCTTCAAGCAAGAAGGTGCAGGAAAAAGAAGTTGGTGATTCGTCACTTGGAAAGCTGACTGCCAAGAAAACATCTTTGCCTAGTGAAGTTGGTCAAACGAATCAGTCTGTTGCCTCTAGTAAGGCTAGGAAGGGGTCACGTAAACGGAGTCGGAGTAAGATCGAAGATACAAATCTTGATGCAGGTTCTTTAGCTGCACTAGTATCAAAGAAACAGATTGTGAAGAAAGATGATGCTGAAGAAGAAGGTTTCATGGAATCTGACCTTGAAAAGCCTGAAGATAGCATAAAGACTGCTGCAAAGTCAAGTAAAAAGGAGAGAGCACAGAATGGTTCAGAAAAAGCATCTGCAAAGAAGCCACTTGCAAAGTCTAAAGATGAGAGAGCACAGAATGGTTTAGCGACAACGCCTGCAAAGAAGCCACTTGCAGAATCTAAGAGGGTAGGGGACTGTGGGAAAAAACCAGTCCACTCAGAATCAAAAGGTGCAAGCATGGATTCACATATTCTCCAGTCATCAAAGAACAAG AAGAAGAGTTCTCGTGCAATAACGCCTCCGAGGAAAGAGTCTGAACAAACTGCCAAAAGCCATCACAAGAGGAAACGGACAGCTGGAGAGGAAGTG GAGTCCCATAATGGTGAGCTTGGTGAGGAATTAGTTGGTAAGAGACTGAAAGTCTGGTGGCCATTGGACAAGAA GTTTTATGAAGGCGTCATAAAGTCTTATTCTAGTCGTCAGAAGAAGCATGTA GTATCTTATACTGATGGGGATGTTGAAAACCTTGATCTTAAAAAAGAACGTTGGGAGATGATCAAGGACAATTCTTCATCCAGTGAT GAAAAGGAGATTGATCTGCCTGATTCTACTCTTTTATCTGACAT AATACGGATGCAGAAAGCGGTGAAGAGAAAAAATGTGTCTAAGAATGTGGAACTGAGCAGTTCTTCAGACGTCAG ATTCTCAAAGAAGAACGACCCTGTAACAAACTCAAGTAAGCTGAAGGGCGTAAGCAAAAGCAGAGAAGAGCAGAATCTAAAATCCTCAAAAGAGCCGAATGCTGAAACTGACAGAACAAAGGGCAGGACTGAGAAAAGGCAGAGGGTGACTCGATCTATGCACCAGGGAAGTGAACAGGATTGCGATGACAAGGAAGAACCTGAAACCAAGGGTGAAGACAGGCTGAAATTCGGGAAAGAATCAGATGCAGAGCCTGAATGTAAGAGAGATCACCAAGATCTACCTGACGATTCAAATGATGAAACCAAAGCTGGTGGAGAAGAGTTAAAGTCTACTACAAACAAGTCAAATGCAAAATCAGAAACTGATGGAGAAGAACATAAAGTAGCAAAGGAGCCAGCTGCCAAAGCTGATGGAGTAGAGCGAGAGTCTGTGAAAGAGCCAAATGAAGAATCCAATACTGAGGTTCAAGGGAGAGAATCAGCAAAAGAGATACCTGCAGGCACAAAATTGATTGATAAGGAGGATATGTCTGAGGAGAGTCATAGAAGCGTGCCTGAGACTGGTAAGGTAGAAAACGAAGATGATCAGAGAGTAGTGAATGAACTGAAAGAATGA
- the LOC106346800 gene encoding sister chromatid cohesion protein PDS5 homolog E-like isoform X3: MGPLVGDTELSEALLNAGKNLLKPPSSTKALLHLLNEAEGQLSKLVQDPIVSVQNALRPLMKALVSAHLLRNRDSDVRVYVVSCLTEIMRITAPEVPYDDDQMKEIFKVTVRAFGKLADTSCRSYKKAVGVLDTVSRVRLSLVMLDLECDDLILKMFRQFLKTIRPNHPESVLLSMEAIMVTVIHESEEVPMDLLEILLAAVNKESRDFSPVASWLAEKVLITCACKLQPCIIEALKSTGTSLEMYSPLVLAICQGEAEAHIVVKPKQAELDFRLSNKGNMSKRIARCGTRAHGDDKARYGNDLKQVQSQSTDVETESGSIRRRGQELTLMNTGEGCSMKTSSSKKVQEKEVGDSSLGKLTAKKTSLPSEVGQTNQSVASSKARKGSRKRSRSKIEDTNLDAGSLAALVSKKQIVKKDDAEEEGFMESDLEKPEDSIKTAAKSSKKERAQNGSEKASAKKPLAKSKDERAQNGLATTPAKKPLAESKRVGDCGKKPVHSESKGASMDSHILQSSKNKKKSSRAITPPRKESEQTAKSHHKRKRTAGEEVESHNGELGEELVGKRLKVWWPLDKKFYEGVIKSYSSRQKKHVVSYTDGDVENLDLKKERWEMIKDNSSSSDEKEIDLPDSTLLSDIIRMQKAVKRKNVSKNVELSSSSDVRFSKKNDPVTNSSKLKGVSKSREEQNLKSSKEPNAETDRTKGRTEKRQRVTRSMHQGSEQDCDDKEEPETKGEDRLKFGKESDAEPECKRDHQDLPDDSNDETKAGGEELKSTTNKSNAKSETDGEEHKVAKEPAAKADGVERESVKEPNEESNTEVQGRESAKEIPAGTKLIDKEDMSEESHRSVPETGKVENEDDQRVVNELKE; the protein is encoded by the exons atggGTCCTCTTGTCGGAGACACTGAACTCTCTGAAGCACTCCTCAATGCTGGAAAAAACCTCCTCAAGCCTCCATCATCTACCAAAGCGCTTCTCCATCTTCTCAAT GAAGCCGAGGGTCAGCTCTCCAAGCTAGTGCAAGATCCTATTGTTTCAGTGCAAAACGCACTGAGACCATTGATGAAGGCTTTGGTATCTGCTCATCTCTTAAGAAACCGTGATTCTGATGTTAGGGTCTACGTTGTCTCCTGCTTAACCGAGATCATGAGGATAACTGCCCCAGAGGTCCCATATGACGATGATCAAATGAAG GAGATCTTCAAGGTGACAGTAAGAGCCTTTGGAAAACTAGCTGATACTTCCTGTCGTAGCTATAAGAAAGCCGTTGGGGTGCTTGATACTGTTTCTAGGGTCAGATTATCATTGGTGATGTTGGACTTGGAGTGTGATGACCTTATTCTAAAGATGTTTCGGCAGTTCTTGAAAACCATTAG ACCGAATCATCCTGAATCGGTACTTCTTTCAATGGAAGCGATAATGGTGACAGTTATCCATGAAAGTGAAGAAGTACCCATGGATTTGCTCGAGATCCTCTTGGCTGCTGTCAACAAAGAAAGCCGG GACTTCTCACCAGTGGCTTCGTGGCTTGCGGAGAAGGTTCTAATTACTTGCGCCTGTAAGCTTCAACCGTGCATCATTGAAGCTTTGAAGTCAACAGGGACTAGCTTGGAAATGTATTCTCCATTAGTTTTGGCAATATGCCAAGGCGAAGCTGAAGCACACATCGTTGTTAAGCCCAAACAAGCTGAG CTGGATTTTAGGCTTTCTAACAAAGGGAATATGTCCAAGAGAATTGCAAGATGTGGAACTCGAGCCCATGGAGATGACAAAGCAAGATATGGCAACGATTTGAAACAAGTACAGTCTCAAAGTACAGACGTAGAGACAGAATCAGGGTCAATAAGGAGGAGAGGACAGGAACTCACTCTAATGAATACTGGAGAAGGCTGTTCAATGAAGACATCTTCAAGCAAGAAGGTGCAGGAAAAAGAAGTTGGTGATTCGTCACTTGGAAAGCTGACTGCCAAGAAAACATCTTTGCCTAGTGAAGTTGGTCAAACGAATCAGTCTGTTGCCTCTAGTAAGGCTAGGAAGGGGTCACGTAAACGGAGTCGGAGTAAGATCGAAGATACAAATCTTGATGCAGGTTCTTTAGCTGCACTAGTATCAAAGAAACAGATTGTGAAGAAAGATGATGCTGAAGAAGAAGGTTTCATGGAATCTGACCTTGAAAAGCCTGAAGATAGCATAAAGACTGCTGCAAAGTCAAGTAAAAAGGAGAGAGCACAGAATGGTTCAGAAAAAGCATCTGCAAAGAAGCCACTTGCAAAGTCTAAAGATGAGAGAGCACAGAATGGTTTAGCGACAACGCCTGCAAAGAAGCCACTTGCAGAATCTAAGAGGGTAGGGGACTGTGGGAAAAAACCAGTCCACTCAGAATCAAAAGGTGCAAGCATGGATTCACATATTCTCCAGTCATCAAAGAACAAG AAGAAGAGTTCTCGTGCAATAACGCCTCCGAGGAAAGAGTCTGAACAAACTGCCAAAAGCCATCACAAGAGGAAACGGACAGCTGGAGAGGAAGTG GAGTCCCATAATGGTGAGCTTGGTGAGGAATTAGTTGGTAAGAGACTGAAAGTCTGGTGGCCATTGGACAAGAA GTTTTATGAAGGCGTCATAAAGTCTTATTCTAGTCGTCAGAAGAAGCATGTA GTATCTTATACTGATGGGGATGTTGAAAACCTTGATCTTAAAAAAGAACGTTGGGAGATGATCAAGGACAATTCTTCATCCAGTGAT GAAAAGGAGATTGATCTGCCTGATTCTACTCTTTTATCTGACAT AATACGGATGCAGAAAGCGGTGAAGAGAAAAAATGTGTCTAAGAATGTGGAACTGAGCAGTTCTTCAGACGTCAG ATTCTCAAAGAAGAACGACCCTGTAACAAACTCAAGTAAGCTGAAGGGCGTAAGCAAAAGCAGAGAAGAGCAGAATCTAAAATCCTCAAAAGAGCCGAATGCTGAAACTGACAGAACAAAGGGCAGGACTGAGAAAAGGCAGAGGGTGACTCGATCTATGCACCAGGGAAGTGAACAGGATTGCGATGACAAGGAAGAACCTGAAACCAAGGGTGAAGACAGGCTGAAATTCGGGAAAGAATCAGATGCAGAGCCTGAATGTAAGAGAGATCACCAAGATCTACCTGACGATTCAAATGATGAAACCAAAGCTGGTGGAGAAGAGTTAAAGTCTACTACAAACAAGTCAAATGCAAAATCAGAAACTGATGGAGAAGAACATAAAGTAGCAAAGGAGCCAGCTGCCAAAGCTGATGGAGTAGAGCGAGAGTCTGTGAAAGAGCCAAATGAAGAATCCAATACTGAGGTTCAAGGGAGAGAATCAGCAAAAGAGATACCTGCAGGCACAAAATTGATTGATAAGGAGGATATGTCTGAGGAGAGTCATAGAAGCGTGCCTGAGACTGGTAAGGTAGAAAACGAAGATGATCAGAGAGTAGTGAATGAACTGAAAGAATGA
- the LOC106346800 gene encoding sister chromatid cohesion protein PDS5 homolog E-like isoform X2, translating to MGPLVGDTELSEALLNAGKNLLKPPSSTKALLHLLNEAEGQLSKLVQDPIVSVQNALRPLMKALVSAHLLRNRDSDVRVYVVSCLTEIMRITAPEVPYDDDQMKEIFKVTVRAFGKLADTSCRSYKKAVGVLDTVSRVRLSLVMLDLECDDLILKMFRQFLKTIRPNHPESVLLSMEAIMVTVIHESEEVPMDLLEILLAAVNKESRDFSPVASWLAEKVLITCACKLQPCIIEALKSTGTSLEMYSPLVLAICQGEAEAHIVVKPKQAEGQLDFRLSNKGNMSKRIARCGTRAHGDDKARYGNDLKQVQSQSTDVETESGSIRRRGQELTLMNTGEGCSMKTSSSKKVQEKEVGDSSLGKLTAKKTSLPSEVGQTNQSVASSKARKGSRKRSRSKIEDTNLDAGSLAALVSKKQIVKKDDAEEEGFMESDLEKPEDSIKTAAKSSKKERAQNGSEKASAKKPLAKSKDERAQNGLATTPAKKPLAESKRVGDCGKKPVHSESKGASMDSHILQSSKNKKSSRAITPPRKESEQTAKSHHKRKRTAGEEVESHNGELGEELVGKRLKVWWPLDKKFYEGVIKSYSSRQKKHVVSYTDGDVENLDLKKERWEMIKDNSSSSDEKEIDLPDSTLLSDIIRMQKAVKRKNVSKNVELSSSSDVRFSKKNDPVTNSSKLKGVSKSREEQNLKSSKEPNAETDRTKGRTEKRQRVTRSMHQGSEQDCDDKEEPETKGEDRLKFGKESDAEPECKRDHQDLPDDSNDETKAGGEELKSTTNKSNAKSETDGEEHKVAKEPAAKADGVERESVKEPNEESNTEVQGRESAKEIPAGTKLIDKEDMSEESHRSVPETGKVENEDDQRVVNELKE from the exons atggGTCCTCTTGTCGGAGACACTGAACTCTCTGAAGCACTCCTCAATGCTGGAAAAAACCTCCTCAAGCCTCCATCATCTACCAAAGCGCTTCTCCATCTTCTCAAT GAAGCCGAGGGTCAGCTCTCCAAGCTAGTGCAAGATCCTATTGTTTCAGTGCAAAACGCACTGAGACCATTGATGAAGGCTTTGGTATCTGCTCATCTCTTAAGAAACCGTGATTCTGATGTTAGGGTCTACGTTGTCTCCTGCTTAACCGAGATCATGAGGATAACTGCCCCAGAGGTCCCATATGACGATGATCAAATGAAG GAGATCTTCAAGGTGACAGTAAGAGCCTTTGGAAAACTAGCTGATACTTCCTGTCGTAGCTATAAGAAAGCCGTTGGGGTGCTTGATACTGTTTCTAGGGTCAGATTATCATTGGTGATGTTGGACTTGGAGTGTGATGACCTTATTCTAAAGATGTTTCGGCAGTTCTTGAAAACCATTAG ACCGAATCATCCTGAATCGGTACTTCTTTCAATGGAAGCGATAATGGTGACAGTTATCCATGAAAGTGAAGAAGTACCCATGGATTTGCTCGAGATCCTCTTGGCTGCTGTCAACAAAGAAAGCCGG GACTTCTCACCAGTGGCTTCGTGGCTTGCGGAGAAGGTTCTAATTACTTGCGCCTGTAAGCTTCAACCGTGCATCATTGAAGCTTTGAAGTCAACAGGGACTAGCTTGGAAATGTATTCTCCATTAGTTTTGGCAATATGCCAAGGCGAAGCTGAAGCACACATCGTTGTTAAGCCCAAACAAGCTGAG GGACAGCTGGATTTTAGGCTTTCTAACAAAGGGAATATGTCCAAGAGAATTGCAAGATGTGGAACTCGAGCCCATGGAGATGACAAAGCAAGATATGGCAACGATTTGAAACAAGTACAGTCTCAAAGTACAGACGTAGAGACAGAATCAGGGTCAATAAGGAGGAGAGGACAGGAACTCACTCTAATGAATACTGGAGAAGGCTGTTCAATGAAGACATCTTCAAGCAAGAAGGTGCAGGAAAAAGAAGTTGGTGATTCGTCACTTGGAAAGCTGACTGCCAAGAAAACATCTTTGCCTAGTGAAGTTGGTCAAACGAATCAGTCTGTTGCCTCTAGTAAGGCTAGGAAGGGGTCACGTAAACGGAGTCGGAGTAAGATCGAAGATACAAATCTTGATGCAGGTTCTTTAGCTGCACTAGTATCAAAGAAACAGATTGTGAAGAAAGATGATGCTGAAGAAGAAGGTTTCATGGAATCTGACCTTGAAAAGCCTGAAGATAGCATAAAGACTGCTGCAAAGTCAAGTAAAAAGGAGAGAGCACAGAATGGTTCAGAAAAAGCATCTGCAAAGAAGCCACTTGCAAAGTCTAAAGATGAGAGAGCACAGAATGGTTTAGCGACAACGCCTGCAAAGAAGCCACTTGCAGAATCTAAGAGGGTAGGGGACTGTGGGAAAAAACCAGTCCACTCAGAATCAAAAGGTGCAAGCATGGATTCACATATTCTCCAGTCATCAAAGAACAAG AAGAGTTCTCGTGCAATAACGCCTCCGAGGAAAGAGTCTGAACAAACTGCCAAAAGCCATCACAAGAGGAAACGGACAGCTGGAGAGGAAGTG GAGTCCCATAATGGTGAGCTTGGTGAGGAATTAGTTGGTAAGAGACTGAAAGTCTGGTGGCCATTGGACAAGAA GTTTTATGAAGGCGTCATAAAGTCTTATTCTAGTCGTCAGAAGAAGCATGTA GTATCTTATACTGATGGGGATGTTGAAAACCTTGATCTTAAAAAAGAACGTTGGGAGATGATCAAGGACAATTCTTCATCCAGTGAT GAAAAGGAGATTGATCTGCCTGATTCTACTCTTTTATCTGACAT AATACGGATGCAGAAAGCGGTGAAGAGAAAAAATGTGTCTAAGAATGTGGAACTGAGCAGTTCTTCAGACGTCAG ATTCTCAAAGAAGAACGACCCTGTAACAAACTCAAGTAAGCTGAAGGGCGTAAGCAAAAGCAGAGAAGAGCAGAATCTAAAATCCTCAAAAGAGCCGAATGCTGAAACTGACAGAACAAAGGGCAGGACTGAGAAAAGGCAGAGGGTGACTCGATCTATGCACCAGGGAAGTGAACAGGATTGCGATGACAAGGAAGAACCTGAAACCAAGGGTGAAGACAGGCTGAAATTCGGGAAAGAATCAGATGCAGAGCCTGAATGTAAGAGAGATCACCAAGATCTACCTGACGATTCAAATGATGAAACCAAAGCTGGTGGAGAAGAGTTAAAGTCTACTACAAACAAGTCAAATGCAAAATCAGAAACTGATGGAGAAGAACATAAAGTAGCAAAGGAGCCAGCTGCCAAAGCTGATGGAGTAGAGCGAGAGTCTGTGAAAGAGCCAAATGAAGAATCCAATACTGAGGTTCAAGGGAGAGAATCAGCAAAAGAGATACCTGCAGGCACAAAATTGATTGATAAGGAGGATATGTCTGAGGAGAGTCATAGAAGCGTGCCTGAGACTGGTAAGGTAGAAAACGAAGATGATCAGAGAGTAGTGAATGAACTGAAAGAATGA